One genomic window of Medicago truncatula cultivar Jemalong A17 chromosome 1, MtrunA17r5.0-ANR, whole genome shotgun sequence includes the following:
- the LOC25482580 gene encoding G-type lectin S-receptor-like serine/threonine-protein kinase At1g34300, translating to MHLSIFFLLLFFLTNLQPSFSQQQHQKLTSFNISNSPWLPSQNITLTSPNTNFSAGFFPIPNSQNLFTFSIWFTKIPQSSNPLIWSIPTNLSSSSSLVITSKGELLLNNVSFVNHSNSSQLVLHDSGNLVFGNWTSFLNPTNTIVPSQNISGIEIVSSNDKYKLINSSFLILNDNSSSQYYNTQSPLVSMDDLGKMSYQSNSFLTSDYGDSRIRKLVLDDDGNLRIYSFYPEQKNTWVVVWLAIWESCKIKGKCGPNSICMPREDFYNSTYCVCPSGFEPVEGGSEKGCKRKIQLSSNIHFLRLDYVNYTSNGSMNQITANNYSICESNCTRNVDCLGFGFKYDGSGLCVLLRGKQLQYGYWSPGTELALFLKVDQKETEAPNFIGMTEVMQTTCPVRISLPLPPKDSNTTTRNIVIICTLFAAELIAGVAFFWSFLKRYIKYRDMATTLGLELLPAGGPKRFTYSEIKAATNDFSNLIGKGGFGDVYKGELPDHRVVAVKCLKNVTGGDAEFWAEVTIIARMHHLNLVRLWGFCAEKGQRILVYEYIPGGSLDKYLFRVKSKKSSGTGESESDLSHDTSLPDPSISDKPVLDWNMRYRIALGMARAIAYLHEECLEWVLHCDIKPENILLGDDCCPKISDFGLAKLRKKEDMVTMSRRRGTPGYMAPEWITADPITSKADVYSFGMVLLELVSGVRNFEIQGSVARSDEWYFPGWAFDKMFKEMRVEEILDSQICHAYDSKAHFQLVNRMVKTAMWCLQDRPEARPTMGKVAKMIEGTVEIMDPKKPTVFFLGEE from the coding sequence ATGCATCTCTCTATTTTCTTCCTCCTTTTGTTTTTCCTCACAAATCTTCAACCTTCATTTtcccaacaacaacatcaaaaacTAACATCATTCAACATCTCAAACTCACCATGGCTTCCTTCACAAAACATAACACTAACCTCACCAAACACAAATTTCTCAGCTGGTTTTTTTCCTATACCAAATTCACAAAACCTCTTCACTTTCTCTATTTGGTTCACAAAAATACCTCAATCTTCAAATCCTCTTATTTGGAGCATACCAACAAATCTAAGTTCATCTTCCTCTCTTGTTATCACTTCAAAAGGTGAACTTTTACTCAACAATGTTTCCTTTGTTAATCATTCCAATTCCTCACAACTTGTTCTTCATGATAGTGGAAACTTAGTTTTTGGAAATTGGACTAGTTTTTTGAATCCTACTAATACTATTGTACCAAGCCAAAATATTAGTGGAATTGAAATTGTTTCAAGTAATGACAAGTATAAGTTGATTAATTCTAGTTTTTTGATTCTCAATGATAATTCATCTTCTCAATACTATAACACACAAAGCCCTTTGGTGAGTATGGATGATCTTGGAAAAATGAGTTATCAAAGTAACTCTTTTCTTACTTCTGATTATGGTGATTCTAGGATTAGAAAACTTGTTCTTGATGATGATGGAAATTTGAGAATTTATAGTTTTTATCCTGAACAAAAGAATACATGGGTTGTTGTTTGGTTAGCGATTTGGGAATCGTGtaaaatcaaaggaaaatgCGGTCCTAATTCGATATGTATGCCTAGAGAAGATTTTTATAATTCAACTTATTGTGTTTGTCCTTCTGGATTTGAGCCTGTTGAAGGTGGAAGTGAAAAGGGTTGTAAGAGGAAAATTCAACTTTCTAgtaatattcattttcttagGCTTGATTATGTAAACTATACGAGTAATGGTTCAATGAACCAAATTACTGCTAATAACTACTCAATTTGTGAATCAAACTGTACAAGAAATGTGGACTGTCTTGGATTTGGATTCAAATACGATGGATCGGGACTTTGTGTTTTGCTACGAGGTAAACAGCTTCAGTATGGTTATTGGTCACCGGGGACTGAACTTGCTTTGTTTTTGAAAGTGGATCAGAAGGAAACAGAAGCTCCTAATTTCATTGGTATGACAGAAGTTATGCAAACAACTTGTCCTGTGAGGATAAGTTTGCCTTTGCCGCCGAAGGATTCGAACACTACCACGAGAAATATTGTTATTATCTGCACGCTTTTTGCGGCTGAACTCATTGCTGGTGTGGCTTTCTTTTGGTCTTTCCTTAAGAGGTATATCAAGTATAGGGACATGGCTACCACATTAGGTCTTGAGCTTTTACCTGCAGGTGGTCCGAAAAGGTTTACCTACTCGGAGATCAAAGCTGCTACTAATGATTTCTCGAATCTCATTGGGAAGGGTGGATTTGGAGATGTTTATAAAGGCGAGTTGCCAGATCACCGTGTTGTTGCGGTGAAGTGCTTAAAGAATGTTACTGGAGGTGACGCTGAGTTCTGGGCGGAAGTTACAATCATTGCGAGGATGCATCATCTTAACTTGGTTCGATTGTGGGGTTTCTGCGCCGAGAAAGGTCAAAGAATACTTGTTTATGAATACATCCCGGGTGGATCATTGGACAAGTACCTCTTCAGGGTCAAGTCTAAAAAGAGTAGTGGTACTGGTGAGTCAGAATCTGATCTAAGTCATGATACTAGCCTACCAGATCCAAGTATCTCAGATAAACCTGTTTTGGATTGGAACATGAGGTATAGAATTGCACTTGGTATGGCAAGGGCTATTGCGTATCTACATGAGGAGTGTTTGGAATGGGTTTTGCATTGTGATATTAAGCCAGAAAACATTCTCTTAGGCGATGATTGTTGTCCTAAGATATCGGATTTTGGATTGGCGAAACTAAGGAAAAAAGAAGACATGGTGACTATGTCAAGAAGGAGAGGAACTCCTGGTTATATGGCACCTGAATGGATAACAGCAGATCCAATAACTTCTAAAGCTGATGTTTATAGTTTTGGTATGGTGTTGTTGGAGCTTGTGAGTGGAGTGAGGAACTTCGAGATTCAAGGCTCTGTGGCGAGGAGTGATGAATGGTATTTTCCTGGATGGGCTTTTGATAAGATGTTTAAGGAAATGAGAGTTGAAGAAATTCTTGATAGTCAAATTTGTCATGCTTATGATAGTAAAGCACATTTTCAATTGGTTAACAGAATGGTGAAGACTGCGATGTGGTGCTTGCAAGATAGGCCTGAGGCAAGGCCAACAATGGGGAAAGTTGCTAAGATGATAGAAGGGACTGTGGAGATCATGGATCCTAAGAAACCAACAGTTTTCTTCCTTGGGGAAGAGTAG